The Helicoverpa armigera isolate CAAS_96S chromosome 5, ASM3070526v1, whole genome shotgun sequence sequence TTGAGCATACAATTTTACCAATCTATTCTTGGCCTTTCTCTCGGGATTCATCaaaataagtatagataaagATCGATAGGTAATACACATGGGATGTCATAGGCTACACCGAATGCACGAAAGAGGCTCCACCGGCTTTGCTGAAAGctgaagaaatattaaataaagtttagaTGTTGAGAAACAATTATTCTTCGTCATTCCTACGGCGTTTGCGGTATTTTGAGTTACAACAAATTATAAAGTGTGTTTTATCTTCATCTTCATGtatacattttacaaaacaaaagattaaTAATATAGTCGTCTAGTTTCTCTATGTTGATGTATTGAAATTAATTCACTTTAAAGAGAttgtacttttaaataaatgaaatagtaaAACTTTGACAACGGCTTGcccaaaataattcaataaacttTAATGATTTTTTCGCACTGTAACATCTTAGCAGATtctaaacaaattataatttttagttAATCGAAAGTGTGTAAAAGCAATTATACGCGCCGTGTATAAATTAATGCGGGATGGTATGTAGAAGCCAAGGGCGacgattataaaaaatatagatagcgTCGTCATCTTCTATCCCAATTTAATTCACGATCGAGGCAGCGTAACATCCTCTTCCATGCTTGTTTTTCTGTCATCATCTCACAATTGACATTCTTCCCAGCCATTTCGACTTTCATACAAcaatccatcatcctccgagccttttcccaactatgttggggtcggcttccagtctaaccggattcagctgagtatcagtgctttacaagaagcgactgcctatctgacctcctcaacccagttacccgggcaacccgataccccttggtcaaactggtgtcagacttactggcttctgactacccgtaacgactgccaaggatgttcaatgacagccgggacctacagtttagcgtgccatccgaaacacagttattggtgtctaagatttacttagaaagtacatacaaacttagaaaagttgcattggtacttgcctgacctggaatcgaacccgcgccctcacactcgaggttggttctttgcccactaggccaccaatCTTTCATACAATCCATTCTTGGTTATTTCTTTCATCTCCTTACGATTTCGATCTAGCCCAGGAATTGGACCCTACGCCCAATGCTCTGCAGTCGCATTTGCAACTACTAGAAAAAAGGGTCAGTTAGCATGCACAGCAAGATTtgtcatgtacctacttagcttCAGTTTTGAGATCTTCTAAGGCTCATAGGTTCAAAGGATGTCCTGAAACAGAAAAAATCTTCGTACTTTACTGAAATGTAGATAAGTTTTCAATTCTTTGATCAGTAAATAATCCGTGAAAGAATcttatatctatttaaaaatgaattgctggcCGTTAGTCTTACTAAAACTCAAgaacagaaatattttaaaaccaaaatcagtcaattaaaattttataacattagttaTATAAAATTTGCCGCTCAGCTAGTAAGAAATATGTGAATCCTTATCTTTAattatgttagttttaaaatgttaattaagttGCCTTATTGCAGTTGAGTGtgttaaatttttataattCGTAACAAATCTAGAGCAATATAAAATGTGATCGCTCCAGTCGGACATTCATTGTCAAAATCATGAGCCCGGTAAGTCACTTCCCTAACTAAtaattcttattaaattaagtaactaACAATTATTGTCCATTGTAATTCTCCAGTAAATGATATCATTTTGTAATTAGATCTCTGAAAATCTTTACGGTTAACTTGaagtttttaaagaaagagAATAAGTTGTTGTCTGTTATTCACAAAATAGTTGTTGGTGTACCTAGATAGTCGATACGTTCAAAGAGACCGGTAATATACATACTTTGTCTTCCTAAGCATTACTTTTTCCTTTGTGTTCCAGATGACAATGTTTGTTCAAATTTTTGTATTGGCCTGCGCTTGCGCTACAGGCTTGGCTCAAGCACCATATCTGGCATATGACGAGGTTATTGGTGAAACTTGGGCAACACTGATAGAAAATGTCCTGTGAGTACCTATTACATATTTCTAGCTTTTTACTTTTGTACTTCAGGAATTTAGAGTAACTCGCGGCTAAGTAGAAGCCCCACAGTCGATCGATGACAAAGTGGCTCGGTTGGTCCGAGGGCAACCGTTATGAGGAATTCTCCCATGTTTCTGAAGGCACTGTAATTTTGGTGGGTCCGGCTGCCATTTGACCATCTTTAGTAGTCATTACGGGTAAACAGAAGTTCTTGCacccagttttaccaagggtgTCCGTGTGATTCTTTAAAGTATTCTGCAGgtattcgattttttttctaacgttatttacattacatttgcATGTAGATCAATGGATGGAAACATACCTCAACTGAACGACCCCAGACGCCATTATGCACAgataataaatgtaattaacaaAGCAGGATCTGAGAGAAGTGGTTGTCTGTAAGTAGTAACTAATgtccacaaaaatattttttcttctattttatattaatactatCATACATAAGTCACTACATAGTTTAAGTTTATCcaaatcaattgttttaataCGATTTTCGTGGAACTCTTTAGAAACTTAATAACGATTAACAATGTTTTTTCAGTCTTATTGATTACGATTCACACTATCCTAAAATCGTCAACGGTTCATTAGCACAGGGCCTTGCCAATACACAAGAAGTTGTTACTGAAATCAAAGGGCTAATCGCAGATCTACAGAATATAACAAAAGaggtatttattacattacaacATATTTCGTGGTGGCCTGAGTAGtaggcaaagaaccaacctctcatgtTTGAGAGTGGGTTCAGTTACTGATCAGGCAAGCATCAATGCAACtttattaagtttgtatgtactttctaagtacataaatattggACGCCAATGaacgtgtttcggagggcacgataaactgtaggtcccggctgtcatttgaacatctttggcagtcattacgagTGGTCAGAAGAAGCCGAAGAAGcagggttacccgggtaacagagttgaggaagtcagataggcagtcgctacttgtaaaactctggtactcagctgcatccggttagactggaagtcaaagtcaaagtcaaagtcaaagtcaaatcatttatttcatttaggcctttacaagcacttatgaacgtcaaaattataactaagtttgattctagttgcccattccaaaagtagcttcctatggagaagaacgggcaagaaactccatggttactctttttaaaaaaaatatagtattacaatttgtatgtattgatacatacagtaaaagcatgcgaagatcatgtagaatcgcaaagacaaatgaggataaagtgacaattaaaatgctacatggtgttcacatttacaaattggtttatattttggtacaaagttacaaacaaataatcaaaagatgaatacaattttatttgctggtgtaattttaatttgttaattaattagatattgtcagtatgtcctatggagcaggaccagcatgtttccaagcatttttatcttgaatgaagccgaccacaacaccCCGAGACAAACCAGGGgcacgattctgctaattttacttaagcgacatacgattcacatccgattgagatccaatcacgactcaattacgattggagcgtatgtggcattcctctattttttcttttaaataaacgtttttatccacTTCTGTGATTCAAAAATGAagcatattgtctgcaaatgatttacgatcgCAAtacgattgtagagcaaactaccgtatagaccaaatgacACACCAATCAAATTTCTTTGGAATatgattggtcttttattagtaacagaatgcccgatatggttaaaatgCCATTGCGAtccaatttctattcgattttgacattattaatttagcaGTATCGGGCCAACATACCAGCTCTGAACCATCGCCGTTCTAACTGCAAACCAAACAAATCGTATTAAACAAATTTTctcaatttacaatattaaggTACGTTGATCATAACTCTTCTTTCAGGTAGCTGAGATCGTTAGAGACGGTGTAAAAACCGGCGGGGAACATGCTGATCAATTAATATCCGAAGGAATTATTTTAAAGGGCAATCTTACTGATCAAAATAACATGTACGTGGCTCTCGGAGAAGCTGCAATagcattgtataaaataaacccCTTTTTACTGAAAGCGTCAAAGGACTACACCACAACTACATTCGCAGTTCAGGATAAAGAATACATACTTAAAGATGCTATTGATAAGACTGCTACCGTTTACCGAAACTATAATTACTATAAGAGGCAACACTCTTGCTAGAACTTgcctaaaataatattcttctgCTTATTTGgctacattgtttgagatataTCCGAATTTTGTCAttcttaaaatcatttttttttgttttctcctttaaataaatatttggccCTAAATTGTTGTTGTTGATTTTCATCACTAAAAATTATTTCGCAACAGAGTTAAAgacaaagtcaaataatttattttcaaggcCTTTGATAGAACTTATGAAAATCAAAAGAATTGTCAATATTGAATTTAGATGACCATTCCATAAGTGTCTTCTagtggagaagaacgggcacttatttgattaaatagtttattatacaaaaatagtttattataaaaaaatgaacttATGACATGACTAGAATAGAAGTCAGTGAACTTAAgtcatattattttctttttatgagCTAAGaagtccgttttttttttttttagttttaaggtTATTCAGTATTTATGATGGCCTGCATAATATGTTGGATGTATGTAAGGACCTTATGAATTcaaaattttgtaaattgaattcGGAATTTAATAACTTGAAGTTAtgttatatatgttatggaccaagtgataaattgggcagtatacataatgcccggtcattatgaataatgcccaatatgagagtgcaatttgataataattattcaaacaatcaaattgaccgcgcactatacatattgctcgtgaccttttgggcaaagtaatacaaacatatttaatttcattttttttattgttattgacatttaacttaaaataaacttaatataacacatcccatatcaattgacagagcatagaagtaagcatgcaacatgcagcaagcatggcttctgtcacggctccggcgctgcggggctccggcggtcccatgcgagcttatcgtcgcagatggttttcacgctcaccaccgctgcttcggcttgctggccggcagagccggccagcctcagccgcggcggcgagcgctgaaactacctgcgcctcagctcgcaggccgcctcgcccctccgcgcctacgcggttttgaattgctctctaggggtagggcagacaagactacgtggagtcggttttgcaacGATTCGTTTttgtcactaagttcagtttttaatgcaatgttttgaatccaaattaaattctaccataaaaaaacgaggccgagttagtaaattagatgacaattgtccaattaataattttgtggctagacttataatttcccattaaaatagaacatataatttaaaacaataatcataaaatatgtagctagtaacaggatttttttattagaacaactgccaccctcacaccgcataaaatatagctttattatcaaattgcccaactatcttgtagcaatataataatgcccgtgcaatgtgataaataatgaagttaagatagttattaatcacttggcccgataaagctagacattattcataatgctcgggcattataaataatgcccgaattaatcacatggtccataacatatacaaagTTATGCAGTAAGTATAAGTTTTTTCAGACctcatgaaacaaaataaagtcaAGCCGTTATATAAATCAGGTAGGAAAGAtgaacaatatggctttacaAAAGGCCTTTCAGCAACAGATCCTGGTTCTTTTGAGTATTTTTTGATCTCCTATCGATTGCGTTCATCATGATACGTTTTTACGTAAATTAAGCTATCACGGAGTCTTAAATATAGCTCTTGGAGCAATAGACTCATATTGAAATACAAGGATGCAAGACTGAGATGTCATAGGCGTCAAGTAGTCAGGGTTTTCAGTTTAATTAGGCGTGCCACAGGGCTCAATATTAGGTTCATTCTTGACTTTGGAATACGAGCAGTAAAGGGCGGGTTTTATGGTTATgctattatttgtttatgtaatatgtatataattctttaaggtatatattttatatatttatgcgccaatgcagcctgaaaataaaggtattttgatttttggtttgattatGGGgactatttttagttttaatgttcGAAAAGTAGGTACTGATTAATCAGCATtgttgaatatatatttttaaattaatgtatttcagTTTGagtaaccaaggggtatccgACTAACCCCGTAACTGCatgggttgagtaggtcaggcAGGCAGTTGTACCTGGTAAGACTTGGAAGCCGACTCAAAATGACAAAACTcgaatattaatattctttcaCTAATTTCTTCGCGGTTGTGATGAATCTCGGAATAACCCAAGGTTactcggtgaaacaacattctTGAATTCATCTTTCATCTTTTGTTGAATTCCTTTATCAAGAATTGAccgtggaaataaaataaattatgtctatAAAACCttatctttcaaatattttcaattttcatgtCAATTAAATAACCCGGTGtggataattgaaataattcgaAACAAATCTGGAACAGTATAAAGTGTGGTTGAGTGTATTGAACGTTTATTGTCAAGAATTACCTACATCGGTAAGTACCTTCCAGTTTttgaagtatttaattaattatacaatttgtttatttaattaactagctttccgcccgcggcttcgcccgcgtggaattcggttcacccctcccgctgtgggttagcagcggtgagggagtgtctgactcttactgactaaaatcgtcgtgttccgtcctaggccttttatataccagggccgcggtacctctttcgaacaacccgcagccgcggctggccctggcgctactgggccccactgatttcaaaacacgttaagactaattcgaggcgaaccttaacaccatcAACCTtatcgccatctatcgagctatcgggaagctcgcgattgaacaatgagctacaggttaaagcgcgagatatcattgcacttcttacgtatcttaaaaaaaaacaacgtcaccacgttttaaaaagctatcattccacttcttacgtattttaaaaacacatcgttaccacgttttaaaaacacccaccgccatctatcgcatacctcaagaactaaataacttaactaatacttataccaattagtaattcgttgaattatagttatttcaggataagtagatgtaaaaaaaacagttaagacgataaaacaaattgtacgtcatccctcgggaattcctcattttcgaggattcattatcgtatcatttagcttctaaatttcgTGTcggttgtggtggcctagtgggtaaaggaccaacctcaagtatgagggcgcggggtcgatcccaggtcaggcaagtaccaatgcaacttttctaagtttgtatgtactttctaagtatatcttagacaccattgactgtgtttcggatggcacgttaaactgtaggacccggctgtcagtgaacatccttggcagtcattacgggtagtcagaagccagaaagtctgacaccagtctaaccaaggggtatcgggttgcccgggttactgggttgaggaggtcagataggcagtcgcttcttgtaaagcactggtactcagctgaatccggttagactggaagccgaccccaacgtgattgggaaaaggctcggcggatgagcttctaaatttatatgttcatattcgtttgcaatacataagtagatgtaaaaaaaaaaacagtttaaacgattaaacaaattgtacatcatccctcgggaattcctcattttcggggattcattatcgtatcatttagcttctaaatttacatgtttatattcgtttgcaatatattaccttgttttaaacgacacacagcgccatctacaatccatccatcaagcaaacaatatttttgttttccctcgggaatatctatttttttcgggataaaaagtaccctattatttaatccggacttttaactttacgtctgcaaaatttcaaagcaatcggttcagtagttacggcgtgaaagcggaacaaacaaacaaacaaacaaacaaacaaactcactttccgatttataatattagtaaggatttttaatcatatttacattttaattaaaactacctATGCtatgaaaaacaataacaacGTAAACCTAATACTAAAAGGCATCAAAAACTTCGTCGCCATAGCTGTCGACTGGGACATTTGGGAGCGTTCCCAAAAGGCTGACAGCATTATCTTGTTGGATCGGTATGCttatcctttgtccgaggtattAGCCAGCCCTTTGgccacgagaagcgtcaaccagccgcctacagttctctttaaataaaatgcgtggttcgaaaatatagtttccgacaaggccactatatttccgccgcttgaggttctccgcagccgcagcggcagcagcagcacagcacgcagaacttgcaAGGTAGGATGGCgtaagagtatcgacacaggtccAACTATTCCGGGCTACtttgcagagcggctcatcccactgtctctgggaagaCGGGTTAAATCTACGTGCATTAACAtcttgcattttttttactgttcttCAAGAAGTTCGTGGAACAAACCAACCCGACAGGGGTCTATCCACCAATGGTTATCTAGATTAGTGATATGCTTTCCTAAGCATTACAGTTACATATTCGTTTCTGTTCCAGACGACAATGTTTGCTCAACTCTTTACATTGGTCTGCGCTTGCGCTCTAGGCAGCACCAGTCAATTACCACCATATGTGGATTATGAAATGGCAATACAATCAGCTCTCACAACGTTGGAGGAAAATGTCTTGTAAGTATTATTTCTAACTTTTATAAATCGTAGATATTGTTTCATTATTTCATTGTATGTCTCCAGCAATGTTCAAAGGGGCCCTTTCTTCCTCACTTCTTTTCAACTCATGTACCTACTACATGTATATTGCATAGAATCATCATGTAAATACTTCATGTTCTCCCCGCAGTGACCCTTGTATCGTGAATGAACTACTTCTCGCCGTGTAAATCCTAAATATCTAATTATTTCCTATAACGTAAGCCAATCCATGTCTCTATAGCTATTAAAGAATACCgaatttttctaatcggacCAGTAGAACCTGAGAATGTAGCAAACTCTTCggcattgaaatatttataaagattgtTTCAGTATTGGTGATtgctatttttctttaatttattatatttgcatgTAGATCAGTCGATGGAGATATACCTCAACTGGACGACCCCAAACGTCATTATATACCAATTATAAATGTAATTCTTGAAGGGGCAAAGCGCAGGGATGGCTGTTTGTGAGtagtattttgttaataataaacacaaaaatatgtttaagtatTAGACAATCGAAACGTTTATCTGAATTCATATTCTTAATTAATTAGTCATTGTTAAACATCtcctgtaataaaataaaatgatcctTTGCTTTTCCATAAAGAAACGGCACAACTGAGAAAAGTTGCAGACAAGATGTATGTGTGCCATCTGTCATACTGTTGATGGTATTGGAGACGCGCGGTCTGATCTTTTTCAGATTTTGAGAATTGCATGCGAGTGATttcatgaaattgtttattaactTGTGCAGAGTAAGGatttgcaacattttttttagtattcCTGACTATGATGGACAGTACCCTGAAATTGTGAACGCATCATTAGCACAGGGCCTCGCCAATCCACAAGGCGTTGTTACTGAACTCAGCGAGCTTATCGAAGTTCTACGCAATATAACTAAAcaggtttttattatattacaactTGTTTGTCTTGCTGTACGGACAACTTCACGCACTATAACATTCAAACCGTAACTATGGAAGTTTCGCACTTACAATATTAAGTTGGAATTAATCATAATTCTTCTTTTAGATAGTTAACATGGTTGAACCATATTTAAAGGAGGAATCTTCAGAACATGCTGATGAGTTAATATCCGAAGGCATTATATTGAAGCAGAATCTTGAGAAGGAAAATGACGTATACCTTGCTGTCGGTGCAGCTGCACAAgcattagataaaataaatcccTTCTTACTGGAAACGGCACTGAACTACACCACAACTACATTCGCAGTTGAGGATAAAGAATACGTACTTAAAGATGCTATTGAGAAGACTGCTAATGTTTATCGATCGGTCAAAACCTGGAGAGGATTAGTTGGCTGCTATTAAAATCCTTTCGTAATTAGCATCtgttgtaaaattatttgtgaACAGTATTTTTGTCttctacatgaaataaatacttttgcCTGAAttgttgtagttttatttttggttctgaatattatttttcaaaaaaagtatagccttaacttttatatttatcgtAACTGTACAAAATTGTTTACTTTTCACTAGAAGTTCAACGTCGCCGACGGCTTCCAATCTAATCGGTAGcagcggagtaccagtgttttacaaggagcgactgcctatctgactttctcaacccagttaagtaggcaacccaataacccaaggcaagactggttgtcagacttactggctaccTGTAATGCCTGTCATTAAAGATGTCGACTGTTTATCGTGCCTTAAAACaagcgccaagcgttgcttaaccttatgttCGATTGATCCGCGCTTTTTCTCGTCACGAGCTCTTCATTAAAATACTATAAACTAAATGTAAAATTGCTCTTgctttgaattgattttaaaagtaatttttttaaggtGTAGAGCTATTCAAAAGTCATATATCATTTTCCCGCAATTGGCCTGCATATGTTCGCTTTTATCAATACGAATAAAGTATGCCCAAATACAAGATAGTTGTTATAGACCGTTGAGAGAAATACCCACACTGTATTATATGTCAAtgatattaagtatttttttaattttcgaatcgtttggggttgaaaccctcgggtcgtggggtccgaatgcccacattttatttaaataactctcaaggcggctggttgacgcttatTGTGACCacaaggctggctattacctcggacaaaggatacgtatggcgatccaacgaggtaatgttgccagcctcttgggtacgctcccggTCGACAGCGATGGCGACAaattttttgatgctttttagttttagttttgtttaatagaatagtttttaattaaatgtaaatacgtaattattatgatgatgaaacaaaacgtaataaattccaatttttaattatattctgtTAATtatcttctaaataaaatttaaatggctgTAGCTCCAGAACTGTTATAACTTTCCTAGGTTTATATCATATTTGTCTTCTCTACAGTATTCTACCTAAGAAAGCATAAACTGTAAAGATTTTGTGATTTTCCGTACTTCTCTCGATAGTTGATTAAAATTCTGCACGctgattaataataaataactataaacatCCTGTGGTTAATCTCACTATTTTAGATAAATTCGTCACATATAATGAGCAATATGAATAATgtgatttttaattataattaacaagaaaatatgtaagttaaCTGTAAACAGGAGACTATCAATGGCTCTAGTTTTCTACCTAGaatattatctttttatatAACTTGCTATTCGTATCGTATCAAACCGCAGTTTCACTGGGTCCCCAGAATCCTACTCACCGCAAAAAAAGTTGCCTATATGCATCTGTAGCGTCAgctattttacaaataaacaatacagagtcactttcacatattttacaatattaaattaaaattaaatatttggatATATCAGGCCCTTACATTTAAAATGCAGCCAACTCAACTCCTCTTTGAGGATCCTGACAgcgaaatttcatattttttttagcaaATTAAAGGTCTAATAATACCAAATAAGCGATATTATTCACAATATACTAAACATAATGTCTCAAAATTTTCAGATCACAATGATAACGCAAGTGTTAGTTTTGTTCTGCGTTTGCGCATGCGTGGTAGCTGATgacgctgcgcccgcgccgccgtaCCTCCAACATCTGACAGCCATGTATACGGAAGGTGAAATAGTCGTGGAAGAGGTCTTGTACGTATTGAAagttgttaaataatataaacaggAAGCAACCCTCGTTCGTTTTTCTTAATTCTTTCCATACAAAAAggctttcattatttatttattgcaaaatgtatacagatgcatcttatgctaggtacacattaccctgttagggcgcagcaaattaacttaaaactaaaagtattataataatgacttagactataaatatatatatattcttagaggtcagatcagaagtggtacttgaaaatgaataacacacgtctatagacatttaacctggtaaggtttatttcttacaaaggatttagcagaagccaactttgaatagcaaatacaatatcgataattaattataagatcacgatgtgacatcttcaacgtccgtcatccttccatccgtcataacttcttcttctataccagcccggtcaggccaggttggtagcaaggaggattcatatctaacacggcCGTTCCTGACCCTGCGGCGTCCTCGCCAGCAGTATTATTCGCCTCCTCAGCATCAGGTCAACTCCCCATAAGCTAGTCACCGACATGTTGCTCATGATCtgaaacatgttaagcaaggtataagtaatttactcGTAGTAGTCGTTTTTGTGTATAAGTCTGAAGCATGTAATATGTTGAGAAAAGGAAgggtaacaaaaaaaaggtttccatATTTACTTCTACTTGTATGTAAATCATACTATGGGCGTAAGTGTGCACTCAAGCGCCCACAGGCAAAGGCATATTGAAAGGTGTTATGGTAGTAACCAGCTTCAGACtaaacacgaataaaaaaaaagtgcaTCGTGAATGACAGAATCCGGACTTCCATCACTCGCCATACACCGCCAGgtgacagaggctcccagtttgcatgtcattttacgcattcatag is a genomic window containing:
- the LOC110381058 gene encoding uncharacterized protein LOC110381058, whose product is MSPMTMFVQIFVLACACATGLAQAPYLAYDEVIGETWATLIENVLSMDGNIPQLNDPRRHYAQIINVINKAGSERSGCLLIDYDSHYPKIVNGSLAQGLANTQEVVTEIKGLIADLQNITKEVAEIVRDGVKTGGEHADQLISEGIILKGNLTDQNNMYVALGEAAIALYKINPFLLKASKDYTTTTFAVQDKEYILKDAIDKTATVYRNYNYYKRQHSC
- the LOC126055093 gene encoding uncharacterized protein LOC126055093, whose translation is MFAQLFTLVCACALGSTSQLPPYVDYEMAIQSALTTLEENVLSVDGDIPQLDDPKRHYIPIINVILEGAKRRDGCFIPDYDGQYPEIVNASLAQGLANPQGVVTELSELIEVLRNITKQIVNMVEPYLKEESSEHADELISEGIILKQNLEKENDVYLAVGAAAQALDKINPFLLETALNYTTTTFAVEDKEYVLKDAIEKTANVYRSVKTWRGLVGCY